One stretch of Candidatus Eremiobacteraceae bacterium DNA includes these proteins:
- a CDS encoding efflux RND transporter permease subunit has product MSLTRLFINRPTLVFVLVALMLFAGILSTMTIVKELFPSVSQPTITVNVGYNGASVTEMRDNIVQPIEQNLAGTPDLQSISATVQQGQASISALFTIESDTATDLALTQKAVQSASKQLPTNISPPTVNVRNPTESTVVSLGLFSDKLSISQLSLYAQSVIAPQIEQLPGISFANPGGVVTPAYEVEVDPTKLAAAGLTLNDVINTISSDNARVPGGYAYEPNRQTTIDIRGDIQNLQMLRDLPIIATGGVSGLTSLPGAVNPWTAANSVVRVADVANVVAGNEPRQQFAQINGRPGLFMQVQKASDASELDAANNVLDDLGALKRQFPQIEFSLVNTQAKFTLQQITSVTHTLMYAILLTALSMVFFLRSWRSAIVICISIPTSLAIAITAMKLMHLTIDTVSLLGMSLVIGILVDDSTVVLENIERHFRLLKEPPKEAAINGRTEIGAAAIVITLVDVVVFLPIAFIGGQVGRNIAEFAIVVVISTLTSLFISFTVTPTLSGLWALRSEWNAPKIVDLFGRKFDDLREWYAHRVLPWTLEHSVGVAVFCAVTFVAALSLVPFGAVGEEFIPASDRGQIFVQLTYPIGTPVSKVKVGAFALEREIDKLSDVAAEAATAGAYSASFGGYVTQSNVAQINIFLKDDRKHPTTYWVQQLGQLAHKTVPDAQSVAVPSTGTGGGNSQPIDFIVSDLTGGDPTSAAEKVLNLLRSVPGAISVNSTGTQLGPEVSIQFDRGRAQALNVDIGQAAQAAGAAFGGAVATQFETTAGLEQVQVIYPSADQTNLDLLREIPIRAQNGAIVHLGDFTTLSSTPTAPLITRTDRNTVIHVDANFAPSSSLSAVDSGLLRRLPSLHLPPNISVRPAPLGQQDQMHQTLNGMGSSMILSVILAYLLMVCLYNSYLAPLIIIFAAPVAAIGALGALSLTHQTLNLFSLIGMILLIGISIKNGILLVDYANTLRGRGYEKLAAIKESCFTRFRPIIMTSCSVVAGNIPLAVAIEAGSGSRQSLGTVVIGGVVSSLVLTLLLIPTIYVWLAPPDKPAARDGDAHLPHVEDLPRPPLPAEVPG; this is encoded by the coding sequence TTGAGTCTCACTCGACTTTTCATCAACCGGCCTACCCTCGTCTTCGTCCTCGTGGCGCTGATGCTGTTCGCGGGAATCCTGTCGACCATGACGATCGTCAAGGAATTGTTCCCAAGCGTGAGTCAGCCCACGATAACCGTCAACGTGGGATACAATGGCGCGTCCGTGACGGAAATGCGCGACAACATCGTCCAGCCGATCGAACAGAATCTCGCAGGAACTCCCGACCTGCAATCGATCAGCGCCACCGTGCAGCAAGGTCAGGCGAGCATCTCGGCGCTGTTCACGATCGAATCCGACACCGCCACCGATCTCGCGCTGACGCAAAAGGCGGTTCAGTCGGCTTCGAAGCAGCTGCCGACGAACATCTCGCCGCCCACCGTCAATGTGCGAAATCCTACGGAATCGACGGTGGTGTCGCTCGGGTTGTTCTCCGACAAACTTTCGATCAGTCAACTCTCGCTGTACGCGCAGAGCGTGATCGCGCCGCAGATCGAGCAACTGCCGGGCATCTCGTTTGCGAACCCGGGCGGCGTCGTCACGCCTGCGTATGAAGTGGAAGTCGATCCGACGAAACTGGCCGCCGCCGGCTTGACGCTCAACGACGTCATCAATACCATTTCATCCGACAATGCCCGCGTGCCCGGCGGCTACGCCTACGAACCGAACCGTCAGACCACAATCGACATCCGGGGTGACATCCAGAACCTCCAAATGCTCCGCGACTTGCCGATCATCGCCACCGGAGGCGTGTCGGGCCTGACGTCGCTTCCCGGAGCCGTGAATCCCTGGACGGCGGCCAATTCGGTGGTGCGCGTGGCCGATGTGGCCAATGTCGTCGCAGGCAACGAGCCCCGTCAGCAATTCGCGCAGATCAACGGCCGGCCCGGGCTGTTCATGCAGGTGCAAAAAGCATCGGACGCGAGCGAACTCGATGCGGCCAACAACGTCCTGGACGACCTCGGAGCGCTGAAGCGGCAATTCCCCCAGATCGAGTTCAGTCTGGTCAATACGCAGGCGAAGTTCACCCTGCAGCAGATCACGTCGGTCACGCACACGCTCATGTACGCGATCCTCTTGACCGCCCTGTCTATGGTCTTCTTCCTCCGATCCTGGCGCAGCGCCATCGTCATCTGCATCTCGATTCCCACTTCGCTCGCCATCGCGATCACGGCCATGAAACTCATGCACTTGACGATCGACACGGTCTCGCTGCTCGGCATGTCGCTCGTCATCGGAATACTCGTCGACGATTCCACCGTCGTGCTGGAGAACATCGAGCGCCACTTCCGGCTCTTGAAGGAGCCGCCGAAAGAGGCGGCCATCAACGGGCGGACTGAGATCGGCGCGGCGGCTATCGTGATCACGCTCGTCGATGTCGTCGTGTTTCTCCCGATCGCGTTCATCGGCGGTCAAGTCGGCCGCAACATCGCAGAGTTCGCCATCGTGGTCGTGATCTCGACCTTGACTTCGTTATTCATCTCGTTCACGGTCACGCCGACTCTGTCCGGACTGTGGGCGCTGCGCTCGGAGTGGAATGCGCCGAAGATCGTGGACTTGTTCGGCCGGAAATTCGACGATCTGCGCGAGTGGTACGCGCACCGGGTGCTTCCCTGGACGCTGGAGCACAGCGTCGGGGTCGCGGTCTTCTGCGCCGTGACTTTTGTCGCTGCATTGTCGCTCGTGCCCTTTGGCGCGGTCGGCGAGGAGTTCATCCCCGCTAGCGATCGCGGCCAGATCTTCGTCCAGCTCACGTATCCGATCGGAACTCCCGTTTCAAAGGTGAAAGTCGGCGCCTTTGCGCTCGAACGAGAGATCGACAAACTATCCGACGTCGCGGCCGAAGCGGCCACGGCGGGGGCGTATTCCGCTTCATTCGGCGGTTACGTCACGCAGAGCAACGTCGCGCAGATCAATATTTTCCTAAAGGACGACCGCAAACATCCCACCACGTACTGGGTGCAGCAGTTAGGCCAACTCGCGCACAAGACGGTGCCCGATGCTCAGTCGGTGGCGGTGCCTTCGACGGGCACCGGCGGCGGCAACTCGCAACCGATCGACTTCATCGTCTCCGACCTCACGGGCGGCGATCCCACGAGCGCGGCCGAAAAGGTCCTCAACCTGCTCCGAAGTGTACCAGGCGCGATTTCCGTGAACAGCACGGGCACGCAACTCGGTCCCGAAGTCTCGATCCAATTCGACCGGGGGCGAGCGCAAGCTTTGAACGTGGATATCGGGCAAGCGGCGCAAGCCGCGGGCGCCGCCTTCGGCGGCGCGGTGGCCACGCAATTCGAAACCACCGCTGGACTCGAACAGGTACAGGTGATCTATCCGTCCGCAGATCAGACCAATCTCGATCTACTGCGCGAGATACCGATCCGCGCGCAGAACGGCGCAATCGTTCACCTCGGCGACTTCACGACGCTCTCGTCCACGCCAACCGCCCCGCTGATCACGAGAACGGACCGCAACACGGTCATCCACGTCGACGCGAATTTTGCGCCGAGCTCGTCGCTTTCAGCAGTAGATAGTGGTTTGCTGCGGCGGCTGCCGTCGCTGCATCTGCCCCCGAATATCTCCGTGCGCCCGGCGCCTCTTGGGCAACAAGATCAGATGCACCAAACGCTCAACGGCATGGGAAGCTCGATGATCCTGTCCGTCATCTTGGCTTACTTGCTCATGGTCTGCTTGTACAATAGCTACTTGGCGCCGCTCATCATCATTTTCGCGGCTCCCGTCGCCGCCATCGGCGCTTTGGGCGCGCTCAGCCTCACGCATCAGACGCTCAATCTCTTCTCGCTCATCGGCATGATCCTGTTGATCGGCATATCGATCAAGAACGGCATTCTGCTCGTCGACTATGCGAACACGCTGAGGGGACGCGGCTACGAGAAGCTTGCGGCGATCAAGGAGAGCTGTTTTACCCGGTTCAGGCCCATCATCATGACCAGTTGCTCGGTGGTGGCGGGAAACATCCCGCTTGCTGTGGCCATCGAAGCCGGCTCCGGTTCGCGTCAGAGTTTGGGCACCGTCGTGATCGGCGGCGTTGTGAGTTCTCTCGTGCTCACCTTGTTGCTGATTCCGACCATCTACGTCTGGCTCGCGCCGCCGGATAAACCGGCAGCGCGCGACGGCGACGCGCACCTCCCGCACGTCGAGGATCTTCCGCGGCCGCCGCTCCCGGCGGAGGTTCCTGGCTGA
- a CDS encoding sensor domain-containing diguanylate cyclase: MDHLSKSTHPGTSAASGAAVPIGFPRAIAYISLLIALATLSGWASHVSWMTKPGATPAKVNTAICLALMSIAIVMLSHAPLTRNGRRIIYALMAVPFLIAVATLVEYIFGLQLGLDQALVSDPGGGDYPGRMGPNAAVALMMLQIGIVNVARGGQSKATIGHLFATAAAIIALVGIIGYFFDAAEFYRIEFTTAMSPVTAAVIFSLYGALLWSSQDRGFMRVINSENAAGFLVRRLLPPVIIVPVMLGWLCLLILSHGVVDDVEAGVCLLVTANVITLGALVAVNSRVLYRADAARELLQAQLRANMADIERQIAERTEQLSDTARRLVISEDRLALAVEGSQNGILDVDIVTGDVICSPQWRAMLGIAKDEPLDSRRALWDLGHPDDRERVMALAEAHYNGLTPNLSTEVRMRHSDGSYRWMLTRGRAVRDESGKAIRIVITQSDITEIKSLQERLENESTHDSMTGLYNRRHFEERLASTVHAAFRHKRPLSVCICDVDDFKSINDNYGHATGDRVLQSLAGILQSETRAGDVVARYGGDEFCILFPEVNAAQASVCAERIRTRLESTPFHAESGEQFWVTASFGLANVSTKDASQFIGAADRELYVAKEHGRNRLAVAP, translated from the coding sequence TTGGACCATTTGTCGAAGTCGACTCACCCCGGCACTTCCGCAGCCTCAGGCGCGGCCGTACCGATCGGCTTTCCGCGAGCCATCGCGTACATTTCCCTGCTCATCGCGCTCGCCACTCTGAGCGGCTGGGCTTCGCACGTCTCATGGATGACCAAGCCCGGCGCAACTCCAGCAAAAGTCAACACGGCGATATGCCTCGCGCTCATGAGCATTGCGATCGTCATGCTCTCTCACGCTCCGTTGACGCGAAACGGCCGCAGGATAATATATGCACTGATGGCGGTGCCGTTCCTGATCGCCGTCGCAACATTAGTGGAATATATTTTTGGCCTTCAGCTGGGGCTGGACCAGGCGCTTGTTTCGGATCCTGGAGGCGGAGACTATCCCGGCCGCATGGGTCCCAACGCGGCGGTCGCGCTTATGATGCTCCAGATCGGCATCGTAAATGTCGCTCGCGGAGGCCAGTCTAAGGCCACGATCGGTCACCTTTTCGCCACCGCGGCTGCGATCATCGCGCTCGTCGGCATTATTGGGTACTTCTTTGATGCCGCCGAATTCTATAGGATAGAGTTCACAACGGCGATGTCGCCGGTCACGGCGGCTGTGATATTCTCTCTCTACGGAGCGCTGCTCTGGTCGTCGCAGGACCGCGGGTTCATGCGCGTCATCAACAGCGAAAACGCCGCCGGCTTTCTCGTCCGACGGCTGCTTCCGCCGGTCATCATCGTACCCGTCATGCTCGGCTGGCTGTGCTTGCTGATTCTATCACACGGCGTCGTCGACGACGTCGAAGCCGGTGTCTGTCTTCTCGTCACCGCAAACGTCATAACCCTCGGTGCGCTCGTCGCCGTGAATTCGCGAGTGCTCTACAGGGCAGACGCGGCACGGGAGTTACTCCAAGCGCAGCTCCGGGCGAACATGGCGGATATCGAACGTCAGATCGCCGAGCGCACCGAACAGCTCAGCGATACGGCTCGGCGTTTGGTGATCAGCGAAGACCGGCTCGCGCTTGCAGTCGAAGGGTCGCAGAACGGTATCCTAGACGTGGATATCGTGACCGGCGACGTGATTTGCTCGCCGCAATGGAGGGCGATGCTCGGTATAGCCAAGGACGAGCCGCTCGATTCACGGCGGGCGCTATGGGACCTGGGACATCCGGACGACCGCGAGCGCGTTATGGCGTTGGCCGAGGCGCACTACAATGGTCTCACGCCGAACCTCTCGACGGAAGTCCGGATGCGGCATAGCGACGGTTCGTATCGCTGGATGTTGACCCGGGGCCGGGCGGTCCGCGATGAATCGGGCAAGGCGATTCGAATCGTCATAACGCAGTCGGATATCACGGAAATAAAGTCGTTGCAGGAACGGCTCGAAAACGAGTCCACTCACGACTCCATGACGGGCCTGTACAACCGGCGGCATTTCGAGGAGCGGCTGGCCAGCACGGTGCACGCAGCGTTTCGCCACAAGCGTCCGCTGAGCGTCTGCATCTGTGACGTCGATGACTTCAAAAGCATCAACGACAACTACGGACATGCGACAGGCGATCGGGTCTTGCAGTCGCTAGCAGGCATTCTCCAAAGCGAAACTCGCGCGGGGGACGTGGTGGCGCGTTACGGCGGCGATGAATTTTGCATACTCTTCCCTGAAGTGAACGCCGCCCAAGCTTCCGTTTGCGCCGAGCGAATTCGGACGAGGCTAGAATCCACCCCATTTCACGCAGAATCGGGCGAACAATTCTGGGTCACGGCGAGCTTCGGGCTCGCGAACGTCTCGACCAAAGACGCCTCGCAATTCATCGGCGCCGCAGACAGGGAGCTGTACGTCGCAAAAGAGCACGGCCGCAACCGGCTGGCCGTGGCGCCTTAA
- a CDS encoding universal stress protein — protein MSLFKKILVPVDGSEPSDAAVALAIRLAADQHAKLIFLHVSEVAKISAMVSTTAMCADPSAALDAELAFGKESLHRAEAAARQGAVDAVALLDEGNSSETILEAAKQNAADLIVIGSHGRGGIQRVLLGSVAEAVLRHSNVPVLFTRVP, from the coding sequence ATGTCCCTGTTCAAAAAAATCCTCGTACCCGTCGACGGTTCGGAGCCCTCGGACGCCGCGGTCGCACTTGCGATTCGGCTCGCGGCCGATCAGCACGCGAAGCTCATCTTCTTGCATGTATCCGAAGTCGCGAAGATCTCAGCTATGGTGTCGACCACGGCGATGTGCGCCGATCCGTCGGCTGCTCTCGATGCTGAACTTGCGTTTGGGAAGGAGTCCCTTCATCGAGCTGAGGCGGCGGCTCGCCAAGGCGCGGTCGATGCCGTTGCCCTGCTCGACGAAGGGAACAGCTCAGAGACGATTCTGGAAGCCGCAAAACAAAACGCCGCCGATCTGATCGTGATCGGCAGTCACGGACGCGGCGGTATTCAGCGTGTCCTCCTGGGCAGCGTCGCGGAAGCGGTGCTTCGACACTCGAACGTTCCGGTTCTGTTCACGCGCGTTCCCTAA
- a CDS encoding Na+/H+ antiporter — protein MSPIETLFGLLVVVAALTWVAQRINVEYPILLVIGGLILGFIPGLPRITLQPDVVFLLFLPPLLYYEAFNSSIRDFRPVLRLITLNAVFLVIATIAGVALVAHALIPGLPWAAAVVLGAIVGPTDETAAIAIVSRLHVPRRLITLIKAEALFNDATSLVIFNVALVAAVTGTFSWAAGIWQLFIDAAGGVAIGIAAGWIVSIIRRHIDDPLLQNTVSLLSGYAAYYPADALHLSGVLSAIAAGLYLGRQSYSITTATSRVQINAMREITLFLINGLLFILVGLQLRPILVGLSGAQSPAALLGMAAAISLTVILVRIAWAYPVAYLPALISPKIRAGEGQPSWKNVAVAAWTGLRGGISLAAALAVPLTIANGAPFPHRDLILYLTFAVILATLVGQGLTLPWLIRILRLTSDSGDREESLARLKAARAARATLEKIARESWADADVVRDVRAHLKQATAHHQAIRDHTLTSEQSKTADAARRIRHELNEAQSREIVRLRDEGAINDATVRKIQRELDFDEVRDEA, from the coding sequence ATGTCACCGATTGAAACGCTTTTCGGATTGCTCGTGGTGGTGGCGGCACTGACGTGGGTCGCGCAGCGCATCAACGTCGAGTATCCGATACTGCTCGTGATCGGCGGTCTGATCTTGGGCTTTATTCCCGGCTTGCCGCGCATCACGCTGCAGCCTGACGTGGTGTTCCTTCTGTTCTTGCCGCCGTTGCTCTACTACGAAGCGTTCAATTCATCGATCCGGGATTTCCGCCCGGTGCTGCGGCTGATAACGCTGAACGCGGTGTTCTTGGTCATCGCGACGATAGCCGGGGTCGCGTTGGTTGCGCACGCGCTGATCCCCGGACTTCCGTGGGCTGCGGCTGTGGTGCTCGGGGCAATCGTGGGCCCCACCGACGAAACCGCAGCGATCGCGATCGTCTCGCGACTTCACGTGCCGCGCCGTCTGATCACGCTGATCAAAGCCGAAGCCCTGTTCAACGACGCCACGTCGCTTGTCATCTTCAACGTCGCGCTGGTCGCCGCAGTGACCGGCACTTTTTCGTGGGCCGCAGGCATCTGGCAACTGTTCATCGATGCCGCGGGCGGCGTCGCCATCGGGATCGCAGCCGGCTGGATCGTGAGCATCATCCGCCGGCACATCGACGACCCGCTGCTCCAGAACACCGTTTCGTTGTTGAGCGGCTACGCGGCCTACTATCCGGCGGATGCGCTGCATCTCTCAGGGGTTCTGTCGGCTATCGCGGCGGGCTTGTACCTCGGGCGTCAGTCGTACTCGATAACGACGGCGACCTCGCGCGTGCAGATCAACGCGATGAGAGAGATCACGTTGTTCCTCATCAATGGACTATTGTTCATCCTCGTCGGACTGCAGCTGAGGCCGATACTGGTCGGGCTTTCCGGCGCACAATCTCCAGCCGCGCTCTTGGGCATGGCTGCAGCGATAAGCCTCACGGTGATCTTGGTCAGAATCGCTTGGGCGTATCCGGTTGCGTATTTGCCCGCGCTCATCTCGCCCAAAATTCGAGCTGGAGAAGGCCAGCCATCGTGGAAAAACGTCGCCGTCGCCGCCTGGACGGGCTTGCGAGGCGGCATATCGCTTGCGGCCGCTTTGGCTGTGCCCTTGACCATCGCGAACGGCGCACCGTTCCCACATCGCGACCTCATCCTTTACCTCACATTCGCCGTGATACTGGCGACGCTTGTCGGGCAAGGCTTGACGCTCCCGTGGCTCATCCGGATCTTAAGGCTAACCTCGGATAGTGGGGACCGCGAAGAGTCGCTCGCGCGGCTCAAGGCGGCTCGAGCCGCCCGCGCGACGCTGGAAAAGATCGCACGCGAGTCGTGGGCCGACGCCGATGTGGTCCGCGACGTTCGCGCTCACCTCAAGCAGGCGACAGCCCATCACCAAGCGATACGAGACCATACTCTGACCAGCGAGCAGTCTAAAACCGCCGATGCCGCTCGGCGCATCCGGCACGAACTCAACGAGGCGCAGAGCCGCGAGATCGTCCGCCTCCGGGATGAAGGCGCGATCAACGACGCGACCGTCCGCAAGATCCAGCGTGAACTGGACTTTGATGAAGTGCGTGACGAGGCATAG
- a CDS encoding efflux RND transporter periplasmic adaptor subunit — protein sequence MNEAYVRRFAAAFAAAAVIAGAGCASHQQAAPPPPYVKTIAAQTGSIHPVEQLAGIIAPYENVAIQSTLTEPADAVYVQEGDGVTRGQLLAQLDTADLDAQLAADVATANGNHANTARTTYQGSMAISQGVDSVRAAQAGVQQAQADLDRDQRDLTRDQSLLASGYISQQIVQAQQTTVQNDQSTLRAAQSALANAKTTVQANGSLDSPGLQASSVQQSAAQEAVALAQAAQVRVSIAKATIVSPIDGVVVNRNLNPGEYPGTRQIFTVQQISPVFAVLHGSGSQVAEIAAGAKAIVATADTGTDPKLTGTVVGVLNQIVPGSTDFEVKVLLKNTSGTLRPGMAVQGQVALPVVSGVRIPTTSFTDDNHGTIDIVTPDHTVKTIHVVEIANSGSTSIVTGVQSGTLIVSDGQTSVGDGEKVSIH from the coding sequence GTGAATGAAGCATACGTCCGGCGTTTCGCCGCCGCTTTCGCCGCAGCCGCGGTGATCGCCGGCGCCGGATGTGCCTCCCATCAGCAGGCCGCCCCGCCCCCGCCATACGTCAAGACCATCGCCGCGCAGACCGGATCGATCCATCCGGTGGAGCAGCTGGCCGGCATCATCGCTCCGTACGAAAACGTCGCTATTCAGTCCACGTTGACCGAGCCGGCCGACGCTGTCTACGTGCAAGAAGGCGACGGCGTCACGCGTGGCCAGCTCCTTGCGCAGCTCGACACCGCTGACCTCGACGCCCAGTTGGCGGCAGATGTCGCGACAGCCAACGGCAACCATGCCAACACGGCGCGAACGACGTACCAAGGTTCGATGGCCATTTCACAGGGCGTCGACTCTGTGCGGGCCGCGCAGGCCGGCGTGCAGCAGGCGCAGGCCGACCTCGATCGGGACCAGCGCGATCTCACGCGCGATCAATCGCTGTTGGCGAGCGGTTACATCTCTCAACAAATAGTGCAAGCGCAGCAGACCACCGTCCAGAACGATCAGTCTACTCTGCGCGCCGCTCAGTCGGCGCTCGCGAACGCCAAAACGACGGTGCAGGCGAACGGGTCGTTGGATTCACCCGGCTTGCAGGCGTCGAGCGTTCAGCAATCGGCCGCGCAAGAAGCTGTGGCGCTCGCGCAGGCAGCGCAGGTCCGCGTTTCGATCGCCAAAGCGACCATCGTGTCGCCGATCGACGGCGTGGTCGTGAACCGGAATCTGAATCCCGGTGAATACCCGGGCACCCGGCAGATCTTCACCGTGCAGCAGATCTCGCCCGTCTTCGCGGTCCTGCACGGGTCCGGCTCCCAGGTCGCCGAAATCGCCGCGGGTGCGAAGGCGATCGTGGCCACCGCAGATACCGGCACCGATCCCAAGCTCACGGGGACGGTTGTGGGCGTCCTGAATCAGATCGTTCCCGGCTCGACCGACTTCGAAGTCAAAGTTCTGTTGAAGAACACGAGCGGCACGCTTCGTCCCGGGATGGCCGTTCAAGGACAAGTAGCGTTGCCGGTCGTCAGCGGCGTTCGCATCCCGACGACCTCGTTCACCGACGACAATCACGGCACGATCGACATCGTGACGCCCGACCACACGGTCAAGACGATTCACGTCGTGGAGATCGCCAATAGCGGCTCCACATCGATCGTCACCGGCGTGCAGAGCGGCACCCTGATCGTGAGCGACGGTCAGACGAGCGTCGGCGACGGCGAAAAGGTATCGATACATTGA